One Nomascus leucogenys isolate Asia chromosome 22a, Asia_NLE_v1, whole genome shotgun sequence DNA segment encodes these proteins:
- the DHX16 gene encoding pre-mRNA-splicing factor ATP-dependent RNA helicase DHX16 isoform X2, giving the protein MESQPVQECLMQVFFPIDPACFVEWLGTSPSQLGVVMVDEAHERTLHTDILFGLIKDVARFRPELKVLVASATMDTARFSTFFDDAPVFRIPGRRFPVDIFYTKAPEADYLEACVVSVLQIHVTQPPGDILVFLTGQEEIEAACEMLQDRCRRLGSKIRELLVLPIYANLPSDMQARIFQPTPPGARKVVVATNIAETSLTIEGIIYVLDPGFCKQKSYNPRTGMESLTVTPCSKASANQRAGRAGRVAAGKCFRLYTAWAYQHELEETTVPEIQRTSLGNVVLLLKSLGIHDLMHFDFLDPPPYETLLLALEQLYALGALNHLGELTTSGRKMAELPVDPMLSKMILASEKYSCSEEILTVAAMLSVNNSIFYRPKDKVVHADNARVNFFLPGGDHLVLLNVYTQWAESGYSSQWCYENFVQFRSMRRARDVREQLEGLLERVEVGLSSCQGDYIRVRKAITAGYFYHTARLTRSGYRTVKQQQTVFIHPNSSLFEQQPRWLLYHELVLTTKEFMRQVLEIESSWLLEVAPHYYKAKELEDPHAKKMPKKIGKTREELG; this is encoded by the exons ATGGAAAGCCAGCCAGTGCAAGAGTGTCTGATGCAGGTGTTTTTTCCCATCGATCCAGCCTGCTTTGTGGAATGGCTGGGGACTTCACCATCACAGTTAGG CGTGGTGATGGTGGATGAGGCACACGAAAGGACCCTACACACAGACATTCTCTTTGGATTGATCAAGGATGTTGCTCGCTTCCGACCTGAGCTCAAAGTCCTGGTGGCTTCAGCCACAATGGACACTGCCCGTTTCTCCACCTTCTTTGATGACGCCCCTGTGTTTCGAATCCCTGGACGCAGGTTTCCTGTGGACATCTTCTACACCAAG GCTCCAGAGGCTGACTACTTGGAAGCTTGTGTAGTATCTGTGTTGCAGATCCATGTGACCCAGCCCCCTGGGGATATACTGGTGTTCCTGACGGGACAG GAGGAGATTGAGGCTGCCTGTGAGATGCTCCAGGATCGCTGCCGCCGCCTGGGCTCCAAAATCCGGGAGCTCCTGGTGCTGCCCATTTATGCCAACCTGCCCTCTGACATGCAGGCCCGAATCTTCCAGCCCACACCACCTGGGGCACGAAAG GTGGTTGTGGCAACGAACATTGCTGAGACATCACTCACCATTGAGGGCATCATTTATGTGCTGGATCCAGGGTTCTGTAAGCAGAAGAGCTATAACCCCCGCACAGGCATGGAATCACTCACTGTCACACCCTGCAGCAAG GCCTCAGCCAATCAGCGAGCTGGCAGGGCAGGTCGGGTGGCTGCAGGGAAGTGCTTCCGCCTGTATACCGCCTGGGCCTATCAGCACGAGCTTGAGGAAACCACAGTGCCTGAGATCCAgaggaccagcttgggcaatgtcgTGTTGCTGCTCAAGAGCTTAG GGATCCATGACCTAATGCACTTTGATTTCCTGGACCCTCCACCATATGAGACACTGCTGCTGGCTTTGGAGCAGCTGTATGCTCTGGGAGCCCTCAACCACCTTGGGGAGCTCACCACG TCTGGTCGAAAGATGGCAGAGCTGCCGGTGGACCCCATGCTGTCCAAAATGATCTTAGCCTCTGAGAA GTACAGCTGTTCAGAGGAGATCCTGACAGTGGCTGCCATGCTCTCTGTCAACAACTCCATCTTCTACCGACCAAAGGACAAGGTCGTCCATGCTGACAATGCCCGTGTCAACTTCTTTCTCCCTGGTGGTGACCACCTGGTTCTGCTAAACGTTTACACACAG TGGGCTGAGAGTGGTTACTCTTCCCAGTGGTGCTATGAGAACTTTGTACAGTTCAGATCAATGCGCCGAGCCCGGGATGTGCGGGAACAGCTGGAAGGGCTCTTGGAACGTGTGGAAGTTGGTCTCAGTTCCTGCCAGGGGGACTATATCCGTGTACGCAAG GCCATCACTGCTGGTTACTTTTACCACACGGCACGGTTGACTCGGAGTGGCTACCGCACAGTGAAACAGCAGCAGACGGTCTTCATTCATCCCAACTCCTCCCTCTTCGAGCAACAGCCACGCTGGCTGCTCTACCACGAACTTGTCTTGACCACCAAAGAGTTCATGAGACAG GTACTGGAGATTGAAAGCAGTTGGCTTCTGGAGGTGGCTCCCCATTATTATAAGGCCAAGGAGCTAGAAGATCCCCATGCTAAGAAAATGCccaaaaaaataggcaaaacacGAGAAGAGCTAGGGTAA
- the DHX16 gene encoding pre-mRNA-splicing factor ATP-dependent RNA helicase DHX16 isoform X1: MATPAGLERWVQDELHSVLGLSERHVAQFLIGTAQRCTSAEEFVQRLRDTDTLDLSGPARDFALRLWNKVPRKAVVEKPARAAEREARALLEKNRSYKLLEDSEESSEETVSRVGSSLQKKRKKRKHLRKKREEEEEEEEEEASEKGKKKTGGSKQQTEKPESEDEWERTERERLQDLEERDAFAERVRQRDKDRTRNVLERSDKKAYEEAQKRLKMAEEDRKAMVPELRKKSRREYLAKREREKLEDLEAELADEEFLFGDVELSRHERQELKYKRRVRDLAREYRAAGEQEKLEATNRYHMPKETRGQPARAVDLVEEESGAPGEEQRRWEEARLGAAFLKFGARDAASQEPKYQLVLEEEETIEFVRATQLQGVEEPSAPPTSTQAQQKESIQAVRRSLPVFPFREELLAAIANHQVLIIEGETGSGKTTQIPQYLFEEGYTNKGMKIACTQPRRVAAMSVAARVAREMGVKLGNEVGYSIRFEDCTSERTVLRYMTDGMLLREFLSEPDLASYSVVMVDEAHERTLHTDILFGLIKDVARFRPELKVLVASATMDTARFSTFFDDAPVFRIPGRRFPVDIFYTKAPEADYLEACVVSVLQIHVTQPPGDILVFLTGQEEIEAACEMLQDRCRRLGSKIRELLVLPIYANLPSDMQARIFQPTPPGARKVVVATNIAETSLTIEGIIYVLDPGFCKQKSYNPRTGMESLTVTPCSKASANQRAGRAGRVAAGKCFRLYTAWAYQHELEETTVPEIQRTSLGNVVLLLKSLGIHDLMHFDFLDPPPYETLLLALEQLYALGALNHLGELTTSGRKMAELPVDPMLSKMILASEKYSCSEEILTVAAMLSVNNSIFYRPKDKVVHADNARVNFFLPGGDHLVLLNVYTQWAESGYSSQWCYENFVQFRSMRRARDVREQLEGLLERVEVGLSSCQGDYIRVRKAITAGYFYHTARLTRSGYRTVKQQQTVFIHPNSSLFEQQPRWLLYHELVLTTKEFMRQVLEIESSWLLEVAPHYYKAKELEDPHAKKMPKKIGKTREELG; encoded by the exons ATGGCGACGCCGGCGGGGCTGGAGCGCTGGGTTCAGGACGAGCTGCACTCGGTGTTGGGGCTGAGCGAGCGGCACGTCGCCCAGTTCCTGATCGGTACCGCACAGCGCTGCACCTCGGCCGAGGAGTTCGTGCAGCGCCTACGAGACACTGATACCTTGGATCTCAGTGGGCCGGCCCGGGACTTCGCCTTGAGACTCTGGAACAAG GTACCACGAAAGGCAGTGGTAGAAAAGCCAGCTCGGGCAGCAGAGCGAGAGGCCCGAGCCCTGCTGGAGAAGAACCGATCTTATAAGTTACTGGAAGACAGTGAAGAGAGCAGTGAGGAGACTGTGAGTAGGGTTGGAAGCAGCCTCCAGAAGAAACGTAAAAAGCGGAAACACCTCAGGAAGAAGcgtgaggaagaagaggaagaagaggaggaagaggcttctgagaaagggaagaagaaaacagg GGGGAGTAAACAGCAGACAGAGAAGCCAGAGTCAGAAGATGAGTGGGAACGGACAGAGCGTGAGCGCCTTCAGGACCTGGAGGAGCGTGATGCCTTTGCTGAGCGGGTTCGACAGCGGGACAAGGATCGGACTCGAAATGTCCTGGAACGGTCAGACAAGAAG gcttaTGAAGAGGCTCAGAAGCGCCTCAAGATGGCCGAGGAAGACCGGAAGGCCATG GTCCCTGAGCTGCGGAAGAAATCTCGCCGAGAGTACCTGGCTAAGCGGGAGCGAGAGAAGCTTGAGGACCTAGAGGCGGAGCTGGCTGATGAGGAGTTCCTTTTTGGGGACGTGGAGCTGAGCCGGCATGAGCGGCAGGAGCTCAAATATAAGCGGCGAGTGCGGGATCTCGCCCGGGAGTACCGGGCAGCTGGGGAGCAGGAGAAGCTGGAGGCCACCAATCGCTACCACATGCCCAAGGAAACCCGAGGACAG CCAGCCCGAGCTGTGGATCTAGTGGAGGAGGAATCAGGAGCCCCTGGGGAGGAGCAGCGGCGCTGGGAGGAGGCACGGCTTGGGGCAGCATTCCTGAAATTTGGGGCCCGAGATGCTGCCTCTCAGGAGCCCAAGTATCAACTggtgctggaggaggaggagaccaTTGAGTTTGTCCGGGCCACTCAGCTCCAGGGTGTTGAG GAGCCGTCAGCTCCACCCACTTCAACTCAGGCCCAGCAGAAAGAGTCCATCCAGGCTGTCCGCCGCAGCCTCCCGGTGTTCCCATTTCGAGAGGAGCTCCTGGCTGCTATTGCAAATCACCAAGTCCTCATCATTGAAGGCGAGACAGGCTCAGGGAAGACCACTCAGATCCCGCAGTACCTCTTTGAGGAG GGTTATACAAACAAGGGAATGAAGATTGCCTGCACCCAACCCCGGAGAGTGGCCGCCATGAGTGTGGCCGCCCGAGTGGCCCGGGAGATGGGTGTGAAGCTTGGGAATGAG GTTGGCTACAGCATCCGCTTTGAGGACTGCACATCAGAGCGAACTGTCCTCCGCTACATGACAGATGGGATGCTTCTCCGGGAGTTCCTCTCTGAGCCTGACCTCGCGAGTTACAG CGTGGTGATGGTGGATGAGGCACACGAAAGGACCCTACACACAGACATTCTCTTTGGATTGATCAAGGATGTTGCTCGCTTCCGACCTGAGCTCAAAGTCCTGGTGGCTTCAGCCACAATGGACACTGCCCGTTTCTCCACCTTCTTTGATGACGCCCCTGTGTTTCGAATCCCTGGACGCAGGTTTCCTGTGGACATCTTCTACACCAAG GCTCCAGAGGCTGACTACTTGGAAGCTTGTGTAGTATCTGTGTTGCAGATCCATGTGACCCAGCCCCCTGGGGATATACTGGTGTTCCTGACGGGACAG GAGGAGATTGAGGCTGCCTGTGAGATGCTCCAGGATCGCTGCCGCCGCCTGGGCTCCAAAATCCGGGAGCTCCTGGTGCTGCCCATTTATGCCAACCTGCCCTCTGACATGCAGGCCCGAATCTTCCAGCCCACACCACCTGGGGCACGAAAG GTGGTTGTGGCAACGAACATTGCTGAGACATCACTCACCATTGAGGGCATCATTTATGTGCTGGATCCAGGGTTCTGTAAGCAGAAGAGCTATAACCCCCGCACAGGCATGGAATCACTCACTGTCACACCCTGCAGCAAG GCCTCAGCCAATCAGCGAGCTGGCAGGGCAGGTCGGGTGGCTGCAGGGAAGTGCTTCCGCCTGTATACCGCCTGGGCCTATCAGCACGAGCTTGAGGAAACCACAGTGCCTGAGATCCAgaggaccagcttgggcaatgtcgTGTTGCTGCTCAAGAGCTTAG GGATCCATGACCTAATGCACTTTGATTTCCTGGACCCTCCACCATATGAGACACTGCTGCTGGCTTTGGAGCAGCTGTATGCTCTGGGAGCCCTCAACCACCTTGGGGAGCTCACCACG TCTGGTCGAAAGATGGCAGAGCTGCCGGTGGACCCCATGCTGTCCAAAATGATCTTAGCCTCTGAGAA GTACAGCTGTTCAGAGGAGATCCTGACAGTGGCTGCCATGCTCTCTGTCAACAACTCCATCTTCTACCGACCAAAGGACAAGGTCGTCCATGCTGACAATGCCCGTGTCAACTTCTTTCTCCCTGGTGGTGACCACCTGGTTCTGCTAAACGTTTACACACAG TGGGCTGAGAGTGGTTACTCTTCCCAGTGGTGCTATGAGAACTTTGTACAGTTCAGATCAATGCGCCGAGCCCGGGATGTGCGGGAACAGCTGGAAGGGCTCTTGGAACGTGTGGAAGTTGGTCTCAGTTCCTGCCAGGGGGACTATATCCGTGTACGCAAG GCCATCACTGCTGGTTACTTTTACCACACGGCACGGTTGACTCGGAGTGGCTACCGCACAGTGAAACAGCAGCAGACGGTCTTCATTCATCCCAACTCCTCCCTCTTCGAGCAACAGCCACGCTGGCTGCTCTACCACGAACTTGTCTTGACCACCAAAGAGTTCATGAGACAG GTACTGGAGATTGAAAGCAGTTGGCTTCTGGAGGTGGCTCCCCATTATTATAAGGCCAAGGAGCTAGAAGATCCCCATGCTAAGAAAATGCccaaaaaaataggcaaaacacGAGAAGAGCTAGGGTAA